One window of Victivallis lenta genomic DNA carries:
- the kdsB gene encoding 3-deoxy-manno-octulosonate cytidylyltransferase has protein sequence MSQDRVAVVIPSRYASSRFPGKPLAMLCGKPMVQHVYEKAAASTADLTVVATDHQAIYDTVAGFGGRAVMTAESHPSGTDRIAEAVSRLGEKIDIVVNVQGDEPLIPTSVIDELIVIMKSDPAIEMATVAVPGDRNGMTENNVKVVFGSDRFALYFSRSMIPFLRSGGEEAPVYLHWGIYAYRKSALDRFVSLPPGRLENCEKLEQLRALENGIRIYVLLSELESIGIDTPEDLIRAEKKLREGR, from the coding sequence ATGAGTCAGGATCGGGTTGCGGTGGTGATTCCATCGCGTTACGCGAGTTCGCGTTTTCCCGGCAAGCCGCTGGCGATGCTGTGCGGCAAACCGATGGTTCAGCATGTGTATGAGAAGGCGGCGGCGTCGACGGCGGATCTGACCGTGGTCGCGACCGACCACCAGGCGATCTACGACACGGTCGCCGGGTTCGGCGGCCGGGCGGTCATGACGGCGGAGTCGCATCCGTCCGGGACGGACCGGATCGCCGAGGCGGTTTCCCGTCTCGGTGAGAAAATCGATATCGTCGTCAACGTCCAGGGGGACGAACCGCTGATTCCGACTTCGGTTATCGATGAGCTGATCGTCATCATGAAGAGCGACCCCGCCATCGAAATGGCGACCGTGGCCGTGCCGGGCGACCGGAACGGCATGACCGAAAACAATGTCAAGGTCGTGTTCGGCAGCGACCGCTTCGCACTTTATTTCAGCCGTTCGATGATTCCGTTCCTGCGCAGCGGCGGGGAGGAGGCGCCGGTCTATCTGCACTGGGGCATTTACGCGTACCGCAAAAGCGCGCTCGACCGGTTCGTTTCGCTGCCGCCGGGGAGGCTCGAAAACTGCGAAAAACTCGAACAGCTTCGGGCGCTGGAGAACGGAATCCGGATCTACGTGCTTCTTTCGGAGCTCGAGAGCATCGGAATCGACACGCCCGAAGACCTGATCCGGGCGGAAAAGAAACTGCGGGAGGGCAGGTGA
- the kdsA gene encoding 3-deoxy-8-phosphooctulonate synthase has translation MEEVKVGNVVFGGGELVLIGGPCQAESLELCCEVAGYLQGLCAEAGVQYVFKASYDKANRSSEGGVRGPGLKRGLEILAAVKQRYGVPVITDVHETVEVPKVAEVADILQIPAFLCRQTDLLHAAGRSGRAVNIKKGQFMAPEDMRGAIEKVRATGNDKLLLTERGTTFGYHNLVVDMRSLVTMRSFGVPVVFDATHSVQLPGGLGNASGGRREFVFPLARAAAAVGIDALFTEVHPRPDEAFSDGPNSLDFNQVREILTVVKQLHDAIR, from the coding sequence ATGGAAGAGGTGAAGGTCGGCAATGTCGTTTTCGGCGGCGGCGAACTGGTTCTGATCGGCGGCCCGTGCCAGGCGGAGAGCCTTGAGCTCTGCTGCGAGGTGGCCGGATATCTGCAGGGACTCTGCGCCGAAGCCGGCGTACAATATGTGTTCAAAGCCTCCTATGACAAGGCGAACCGCTCGAGTGAGGGCGGCGTGCGGGGGCCGGGGCTCAAGCGGGGACTCGAAATCCTGGCGGCGGTGAAGCAGCGCTACGGCGTGCCGGTCATCACCGACGTGCATGAGACGGTGGAGGTCCCGAAGGTGGCGGAGGTCGCCGACATCCTCCAGATTCCGGCCTTCCTCTGCCGGCAGACCGATCTGCTGCATGCGGCCGGGCGGAGCGGCCGGGCGGTCAACATCAAAAAGGGGCAGTTCATGGCGCCGGAGGATATGCGGGGGGCCATTGAAAAGGTCCGGGCGACCGGCAACGACAAGCTGCTGCTGACCGAGCGCGGCACGACGTTCGGCTACCATAACCTTGTGGTCGACATGCGTTCGCTGGTGACCATGCGTTCGTTCGGCGTGCCGGTGGTGTTCGACGCGACGCATTCGGTTCAGCTTCCGGGCGGACTCGGCAATGCGTCCGGCGGCCGCCGGGAATTCGTTTTCCCGCTGGCCCGGGCGGCGGCGGCGGTCGGGATCGACGCGCTGTTCACGGAGGTGCATCCGCGTCCGGACGAAGCCTTTTCGGACGGGCCGAATTCGCTCGATTTCAATCAGGTCCGGGAAATCTTAACTGTGGTGAAACAGCTTCATGACGCGATCCGATAA
- a CDS encoding KdsC family phosphatase produces MTRSDKLRKIKAVVLDVDGVLTDGRAGFGGENEIKFFHLRDGHWMKLAIRAGLKVGLLSGRGAKANRQRAGELGLSFCYENCKDKLEAFEKMLAEQGLSAEECLYMGDDVIDMPPMRRAGVGVVVADGVPELDEVALWRTETPGGHGAVAEVIRILLAGQDKLDGVLERYRR; encoded by the coding sequence ATGACGCGATCCGATAAACTCAGAAAAATCAAGGCGGTCGTTCTCGATGTCGACGGGGTGCTGACCGACGGCCGCGCCGGATTCGGCGGTGAGAACGAAATCAAGTTTTTCCATCTGCGCGACGGACACTGGATGAAGCTGGCCATCCGGGCCGGGCTGAAAGTCGGGTTGCTGTCGGGCCGCGGGGCGAAGGCGAACCGGCAGCGGGCCGGAGAGCTCGGACTGTCGTTCTGCTATGAGAACTGCAAGGACAAGCTCGAGGCGTTCGAAAAAATGCTCGCCGAGCAGGGGCTTTCGGCCGAAGAGTGCCTTTATATGGGCGATGACGTCATCGATATGCCGCCCATGCGCCGCGCCGGTGTCGGGGTGGTTGTGGCCGACGGTGTGCCGGAGCTCGACGAAGTCGCTCTCTGGCGGACGGAAACGCCGGGCGGACACGGCGCCGTGGCGGAGGTGATCCGGATTCTTCTCGCCGGGCAGGATAAGCTCGACGGTGTTCTCGAACGTTACCGCCGCTGA
- a CDS encoding LptA/OstA family protein, whose protein sequence is MKKIVMAMAVGAIALAAWGAAGGLEELRGLVLAHAKLPVYNKQTLQIMVFCNEVERQGRMMVGTDAVLDLIRRDADVDSIRDGWGLRPYPLDAKLPEVLKFWSDRLYSDGVIITARADVDQETRMAYGDEPVFFRSPLLDLNGIGFEADFDKRTVLVKEDVNIVLRMQSSDPRELLAPGAKQPEKYEFVRAVSDSMRIDMANNQILLVGNVVVDEDRSIVNCDRMTIFLNRKDDAALKAANDRGELGSGSDMGGVSRVLCDGNVVVTRKLSPEEIVESGEQKAFADHLVYDLAMGTVTLTGDRQLPVVKRGRESMSGSTMTLHREEQRAVINGKSKVIVIQPPEKPGDKENFITVHSDDAEFDYLRNYGDFKGNVVIDDPRMQLKCANMRIDLKELPEAKAALPKEAESTLSGMPSFDAGSKRELDRVTCTGGVEVVRRDEMGRLLPGERGSSKEAVFDYMTRIITMTGDNPTLTRNADSLSGRELQIWVDGERICARDGSKVVLGARSAGPAQSAAAAAGAGQTVILSDSSDLNYGGNLLTFNDNVKVDDARLKLDCDRMEIFLLEQNPAGAKEKKSAADVLELENGGDRSLSKVVCTGRVHAVDPGSDLRSEKLTLTFRPQAPGAPPGMFQSDGTELALIEADGKLVVVNTPEPGEQQQAAATGIGRNLGGLMKGGSAGPRTISADRGRVDFTKHLSEFHGNVHVRDDENSLKCDDMYLYAGKPAAGSGKEGEAPKAGIDDDPFALPGAETVPARISLTDTLDLKRVLCQNNVLFVRRTSDGQVQRAGGHQADYVVADRVMVVTGEPGKQPWMSAEGRRMYADRIIVNVENETMNAVGNTSTVAEN, encoded by the coding sequence ATGAAAAAAATCGTAATGGCGATGGCGGTCGGGGCGATTGCGCTTGCGGCGTGGGGCGCGGCCGGCGGCCTTGAAGAGCTGCGCGGACTGGTGCTGGCCCACGCGAAGCTGCCGGTCTACAACAAGCAGACGCTGCAGATCATGGTCTTCTGCAACGAGGTCGAACGGCAGGGCAGGATGATGGTGGGCACCGATGCGGTGCTCGACCTGATCCGGCGCGATGCGGATGTCGATTCGATCCGCGACGGCTGGGGGCTCAGGCCGTATCCGCTCGATGCGAAGCTGCCGGAGGTGCTGAAGTTCTGGAGCGACCGGCTTTACAGCGACGGCGTCATCATTACCGCCCGGGCGGACGTGGATCAGGAGACCCGCATGGCGTACGGCGACGAACCGGTGTTTTTCCGCTCTCCGCTGCTGGATTTGAACGGCATCGGGTTCGAGGCGGATTTCGACAAGCGGACCGTTCTCGTCAAGGAGGATGTGAATATCGTGCTGCGCATGCAGTCGAGCGACCCTCGGGAGCTGCTGGCGCCGGGGGCGAAGCAGCCGGAGAAATACGAATTCGTCCGCGCTGTCTCCGACTCGATGCGGATCGACATGGCTAACAACCAGATTCTGCTGGTCGGCAATGTCGTGGTTGACGAGGACCGTTCGATCGTGAACTGCGACCGCATGACCATCTTCCTGAATCGGAAGGATGACGCGGCCTTGAAGGCGGCCAACGACCGGGGCGAACTCGGCAGCGGCTCGGATATGGGCGGTGTGAGCCGGGTGCTCTGCGACGGCAACGTCGTCGTTACGCGGAAGCTGTCGCCGGAGGAGATCGTCGAGAGCGGGGAGCAGAAGGCGTTCGCGGACCACCTGGTCTACGACCTCGCCATGGGAACGGTCACGCTGACCGGCGACCGGCAGCTGCCGGTCGTGAAGCGCGGCCGGGAATCGATGTCCGGCAGCACCATGACGCTGCATCGCGAGGAGCAGCGTGCGGTCATCAACGGAAAAAGCAAAGTCATTGTGATTCAGCCGCCGGAGAAGCCGGGCGACAAAGAGAATTTCATCACGGTTCATTCCGACGACGCCGAGTTCGATTATCTGCGCAACTACGGTGATTTCAAAGGCAACGTTGTGATCGACGATCCGCGCATGCAGCTGAAGTGTGCGAACATGAGAATCGACCTGAAAGAGCTGCCCGAGGCGAAGGCGGCGCTGCCGAAGGAGGCGGAGTCGACGCTCTCCGGCATGCCCTCTTTCGATGCCGGCAGCAAGCGGGAGCTGGACCGCGTCACCTGCACCGGCGGCGTCGAAGTCGTCCGCCGCGATGAGATGGGCAGGCTTCTTCCCGGGGAGCGCGGCTCCTCGAAGGAGGCGGTTTTCGATTATATGACCCGGATCATCACGATGACCGGGGACAATCCGACTCTGACGCGCAATGCCGATTCGCTCTCCGGCCGCGAACTGCAGATCTGGGTCGATGGGGAGCGCATCTGCGCCCGGGACGGCAGCAAGGTGGTGCTCGGCGCCCGTTCGGCCGGTCCGGCGCAGTCCGCCGCGGCCGCGGCGGGAGCGGGGCAGACCGTGATCCTTTCGGATTCCAGCGATCTGAACTACGGCGGGAACCTGCTGACCTTCAACGATAATGTGAAGGTCGACGACGCCCGGCTCAAGCTCGATTGCGACCGGATGGAGATCTTCCTGCTGGAGCAGAATCCGGCCGGGGCAAAAGAGAAGAAAAGCGCGGCGGATGTGCTCGAACTCGAAAACGGCGGCGACCGCAGTTTGTCGAAGGTGGTCTGCACCGGCCGGGTTCACGCGGTTGATCCGGGCAGCGATCTGCGCAGCGAGAAGCTGACGCTGACCTTCCGCCCGCAGGCTCCGGGAGCGCCTCCGGGCATGTTCCAGTCGGACGGCACCGAACTGGCTCTGATCGAAGCGGACGGCAAACTGGTGGTCGTCAACACGCCCGAGCCGGGAGAGCAGCAGCAGGCTGCCGCCACCGGAATCGGCCGGAATCTGGGCGGACTCATGAAGGGCGGCTCGGCCGGGCCGCGCACGATCAGCGCCGACCGCGGCCGGGTCGATTTCACGAAACATCTTTCGGAGTTTCACGGGAATGTCCATGTGCGGGACGACGAGAACTCGCTGAAGTGCGACGATATGTATCTCTATGCCGGGAAGCCCGCGGCAGGCTCCGGCAAAGAGGGAGAGGCGCCGAAGGCGGGGATCGACGACGACCCGTTCGCGCTGCCCGGTGCGGAGACGGTCCCGGCCCGGATCAGCCTGACCGATACGCTGGACCTGAAGCGGGTGCTCTGTCAGAACAACGTGCTCTTCGTCCGGCGCACGTCGGACGGGCAGGTTCAGCGCGCCGGCGGCCACCAGGCCGACTACGTCGTGGCGGACCGCGTCATGGTCGTGACCGGCGAACCCGGCAAACAGCCGTGGATGAGCGCCGAAGGGCGGCGCATGTACGCTGACCGGATCATCGTCAACGTCGAGAATGAAACCATGAACGCCGTCGGAAATACCTCGACGGTTGCGGAGAATTAG
- the lptB gene encoding LPS export ABC transporter ATP-binding protein, translating to MSENESGEALVRADHLAKSYHGRKVVDDVSISVRAGEVVGLLGPNGAGKTTSFYMVMGLIRPDSGDIRFRDVDITHMPMYKRARMGMGYLAQEPSIFRKLTVEQNIMAILETLAISSAERKKRCRELLDELELTRLAKQKAMTLSGGERRRLEITRALVTNPSFIMLDEPFSGVDPLAVYDVQQIILQLKERNLGILITDHNVRETLSVVDRAYLMCQGKILVEGSSDFLVNDERAREIYLGPQFSM from the coding sequence ATGAGTGAAAACGAAAGCGGCGAAGCGCTGGTCAGGGCGGACCACCTGGCGAAGAGTTATCATGGCCGCAAGGTGGTCGACGACGTCTCGATTTCGGTGCGCGCCGGTGAAGTCGTCGGTCTTCTGGGGCCGAACGGCGCGGGCAAGACGACGAGTTTTTATATGGTCATGGGGCTGATCCGCCCCGACTCCGGCGATATCCGTTTCCGCGATGTGGACATCACGCATATGCCGATGTACAAGCGGGCCCGCATGGGGATGGGCTATCTGGCGCAGGAGCCGTCGATCTTCCGCAAACTGACCGTCGAGCAGAACATCATGGCGATTCTCGAGACGCTGGCGATCTCGTCGGCGGAGCGGAAGAAGCGCTGCCGGGAGCTGCTTGACGAATTGGAGCTGACCCGGCTGGCGAAGCAGAAGGCGATGACGCTTTCGGGCGGGGAGCGGCGGCGGCTCGAGATCACCCGGGCGCTGGTCACGAATCCGTCATTCATCATGCTTGACGAGCCGTTCAGCGGCGTCGACCCGCTGGCGGTCTACGATGTCCAGCAGATCATTCTGCAGCTCAAGGAGCGCAATCTCGGGATTCTGATCACTGACCACAACGTGCGTGAAACGCTCTCCGTGGTCGATCGCGCCTACCTGATGTGCCAGGGGAAAATCCTGGTGGAAGGCTCCAGCGATTTTCTGGTCAACGACGAGCGGGCGCGCGAGATTTATCTCGGTCCGCAGTTTTCGATGTAG
- the hpf gene encoding ribosome hibernation-promoting factor, HPF/YfiA family — protein sequence MNLNLTGRQFDITPSIREYVEARIAAVTEDKTLNITSVNVVMDREKTRFQTNIVLNCKYHVFEATVEDFDLYKSFDAAADKINVQLTKLKEKLRDNHQAEPLREAESKSEAAAADSAE from the coding sequence ATGAATCTTAATTTAACCGGTCGTCAGTTCGACATTACCCCGTCCATCCGGGAATATGTGGAAGCCCGCATTGCGGCGGTCACCGAAGACAAAACGCTGAATATCACCAGTGTCAATGTGGTGATGGACCGTGAGAAAACCCGGTTCCAGACGAATATCGTGCTGAACTGCAAGTATCATGTGTTCGAAGCGACGGTCGAGGATTTCGATCTTTACAAGTCCTTCGACGCCGCGGCGGACAAAATCAACGTCCAGCTGACCAAGCTGAAGGAGAAGCTCCGCGACAACCACCAGGCTGAACCGCTGCGCGAGGCCGAGTCGAAGTCGGAGGCGGCTGCCGCCGATTCGGCGGAGTAA
- a CDS encoding NifB/NifX family molybdenum-iron cluster-binding protein, whose product MIIALACEGDRISPRFCRASEFTIFEVEFGKIGSPAVEAPGGEGPARFLRDRGVDLVICGRIGSASQRSLVDEGIKFFGGVSGRVDQVMASYMDGALEPAADFNDYEELQG is encoded by the coding sequence GTGATTATTGCGCTGGCCTGTGAAGGCGACCGGATTTCGCCGCGTTTCTGCCGCGCGTCGGAATTCACGATTTTCGAGGTGGAGTTCGGGAAGATCGGTTCGCCGGCCGTCGAAGCGCCGGGCGGCGAGGGGCCGGCCCGCTTTCTGCGCGACCGCGGCGTTGACCTGGTGATCTGCGGGCGGATCGGTTCCGCGTCGCAGCGCAGTCTGGTTGATGAGGGGATCAAGTTTTTCGGCGGCGTCTCCGGGCGGGTCGATCAGGTGATGGCCTCCTATATGGACGGCGCGCTTGAGCCGGCGGCGGATTTCAATGATTATGAGGAACTGCAGGGATAG
- a CDS encoding Mrp/NBP35 family ATP-binding protein yields MSSCSGNCGSCASSGGCENQMENRMKHVKQAVLVLSGKGGVGKSTVAASLAVMLAKQGKKVGLLDVDFHGPSQPTLFGLQHERLEEGPNGLVPAEVAGIRLMSVGLVLDNPDHAVIWRGPAKTGALKQLLEETDWGELDCLVMDFPPGTGDESLAGCQLLPIPKRAIVVTTPQEVALADCRKCVDFCRRLEVPVIGIVENMSGFVCPDCSARHELFGTGGGARLAEKEGVPLLASIPLDPAFLKSCDFGELPAGLEKSSAVRGELDKVVRAVAAE; encoded by the coding sequence ATGAGTTCGTGTTCAGGAAACTGCGGCAGCTGCGCTTCTTCCGGCGGCTGCGAGAACCAGATGGAAAACCGGATGAAGCATGTGAAGCAGGCCGTGCTGGTGCTCTCCGGCAAGGGCGGCGTCGGCAAGAGCACCGTCGCCGCTTCGCTGGCGGTCATGCTTGCGAAGCAGGGGAAGAAGGTCGGTTTGCTCGATGTCGATTTTCACGGTCCGTCGCAGCCCACGCTGTTCGGGCTGCAGCATGAGCGGCTCGAAGAGGGGCCGAACGGACTGGTCCCGGCCGAGGTTGCCGGGATCAGGCTGATGTCGGTCGGACTGGTGCTCGACAATCCGGATCATGCCGTGATCTGGCGCGGTCCGGCCAAGACCGGCGCTTTGAAGCAGCTGCTTGAGGAGACCGACTGGGGCGAGCTCGACTGCCTGGTCATGGATTTTCCGCCGGGGACCGGCGACGAATCGCTGGCCGGCTGCCAGCTGCTGCCGATTCCGAAGCGGGCGATCGTGGTGACGACGCCGCAGGAAGTGGCGCTGGCCGACTGCCGCAAGTGCGTCGACTTCTGCCGCAGGCTCGAGGTGCCGGTGATCGGCATTGTCGAGAACATGTCCGGCTTCGTCTGCCCGGATTGTTCGGCGCGTCACGAGCTGTTCGGGACCGGCGGCGGGGCGCGCCTGGCGGAAAAAGAGGGAGTGCCTCTGCTGGCCTCGATTCCGCTTGATCCGGCTTTTCTGAAAAGCTGCGATTTCGGCGAACTTCCGGCCGGGCTTGAAAAATCGTCCGCGGTTCGCGGCGAACTGGACAAAGTCGTCCGGGCGGTTGCGGCGGAGTAA
- a CDS encoding MATE family efflux transporter produces MSSVDAAEKFLLMTRSPVEPLICRLAVPTIISNLVSTFYNMADTYYIGRISTSASAAVGVSFALMAVIQAVGFFFGQGSGNNISKELGKQNERSAATLASVGFFSALLAGCVIMAAGLLFLEPLAWALGSTETVLPYSTAYMRLILIGAPWMAASFVLNNQLRFEGSAFYGMIGLASGAVLNIGLDPLFIFVFDMGIAGAALATIISQFVSFTLLFLGCARSGNVPIRLRNFRPSFACYRMIANGGTPSLCRQGVACVAILALNTAARPFGDAAIAAMAIVSRLSHFTNFILIGFGQGFQPVCGFNYGAKLYDRVKRAFRFCVKVTAVFLVVLSVAEFFAAPFLIELFRRDSEVVRIGSTALRLQCLTFPLASWVTISNMMMQTTGKVFRASFLGLARRGIFLVPFVLLLPPLIGILGVQAAQPVSDLISFAIAIPLQCSLLREMSREQAANR; encoded by the coding sequence GTGAGTTCGGTTGACGCGGCCGAAAAGTTTCTGCTGATGACCCGCAGTCCGGTGGAACCGCTGATCTGCCGGCTGGCGGTTCCGACGATCATCAGCAATCTGGTCTCCACCTTTTACAACATGGCGGATACCTATTATATCGGCAGAATCAGCACAAGCGCGTCGGCGGCGGTCGGCGTGTCGTTCGCCCTGATGGCCGTGATTCAGGCGGTCGGCTTCTTTTTCGGACAGGGCTCCGGAAACAACATCTCGAAGGAGCTCGGGAAACAGAACGAGAGGAGCGCCGCGACGCTGGCCTCCGTCGGTTTTTTTTCGGCTTTGCTGGCCGGGTGCGTGATCATGGCGGCCGGGCTTCTGTTTCTGGAGCCGCTGGCCTGGGCGCTCGGTTCAACGGAGACCGTCCTGCCGTATTCGACCGCCTATATGCGGCTGATTCTGATCGGGGCGCCGTGGATGGCGGCATCGTTCGTGCTGAACAACCAGCTCCGTTTCGAAGGCAGCGCGTTTTACGGCATGATCGGGCTTGCGTCCGGAGCCGTTCTGAACATCGGGCTCGACCCGCTTTTCATCTTTGTGTTCGATATGGGCATCGCGGGGGCCGCGCTGGCGACGATCATCAGCCAGTTCGTCAGTTTTACGCTGCTGTTCCTCGGCTGCGCCCGCAGCGGGAACGTGCCGATCCGCCTCCGGAATTTCCGCCCCTCCTTCGCGTGTTACAGGATGATTGCGAACGGCGGCACGCCGTCGCTCTGCCGCCAGGGAGTCGCCTGCGTGGCGATTCTCGCGCTGAATACGGCGGCGCGGCCGTTCGGGGACGCCGCCATTGCGGCGATGGCGATCGTTTCGCGCCTTTCGCATTTCACGAACTTCATCCTGATCGGTTTCGGGCAGGGGTTTCAGCCGGTCTGCGGATTCAATTACGGAGCAAAGCTTTACGATCGGGTCAAGCGGGCGTTCCGCTTCTGCGTCAAAGTCACGGCGGTTTTTCTGGTCGTGCTCTCCGTCGCCGAATTCTTTGCGGCGCCGTTCCTGATCGAGCTGTTCCGCAGGGATTCGGAGGTGGTTCGCATCGGCAGCACCGCGCTGCGGCTCCAATGCCTGACGTTTCCGCTGGCGTCGTGGGTGACGATCAGCAACATGATGATGCAGACTACCGGGAAAGTGTTCCGGGCCTCTTTTCTCGGCCTGGCGCGGCGCGGCATCTTCCTGGTTCCGTTTGTTCTGCTTCTGCCGCCTCTGATCGGCATTCTCGGCGTTCAGGCGGCGCAGCCGGTGTCGGATCTGATCTCCTTCGCCATCGCGATTCCGCTTCAATGCAGCCTGCTGCGGGAGATGAGCCGCGAACAGGCCGCAAACCGCTGA
- a CDS encoding helix-turn-helix domain-containing protein — MDGSDFYRRLEEWLASPPPLTVVAETERSALRAEFNPHVHAGWELKLLGSGELHLVPPGVAHEATGICPLSLEAGAGGMTLLFEGRFLFLNRPAGPRNNFLPELFALLARIPAEEERLRGQLLRAAFEAVRTLARSFESVPDAPEDRYTLALDYLKRNYYKRELGVEDLAAFIGVTPQYLNRLFRRNGGSGIRRQLIAIRLEKARELLESGNYLVSDAARLTGWSCPFYFCNSFKRYYGVPPVSVRG, encoded by the coding sequence GTGGATGGTTCTGATTTTTACCGGCGGCTGGAAGAGTGGCTCGCATCTCCGCCGCCCCTGACGGTGGTGGCGGAGACGGAGCGTTCCGCGTTGAGAGCCGAGTTCAATCCGCATGTGCATGCGGGGTGGGAGCTGAAGCTGCTCGGCTCCGGGGAGCTCCATTTGGTTCCGCCCGGCGTTGCGCATGAGGCGACCGGCATCTGTCCGCTGAGTCTCGAAGCGGGAGCGGGAGGCATGACCCTTCTGTTCGAGGGGCGGTTTCTGTTTCTCAACCGGCCGGCCGGACCCCGGAATAACTTTCTGCCGGAGCTGTTCGCGCTGCTGGCCCGGATTCCGGCGGAGGAGGAGCGGCTGCGCGGCCAGCTGCTCCGCGCGGCATTCGAGGCGGTGCGGACCCTCGCGCGAAGCTTCGAGTCGGTGCCGGATGCGCCGGAGGACCGGTACACGCTCGCCCTTGACTATCTGAAGCGAAACTATTATAAGCGCGAACTCGGCGTGGAGGATCTGGCCGCCTTCATCGGCGTTACGCCGCAATATCTGAACCGGCTGTTCCGCCGCAACGGCGGCTCGGGCATCCGGCGGCAGCTGATTGCGATCCGGCTCGAAAAGGCGCGCGAACTTCTCGAATCCGGCAACTACCTGGTTTCGGATGCGGCGCGGCTGACCGGCTGGAGCTGTCCGTTCTATTTCTGCAACTCTTTCAAGCGGTATTACGGCGTTCCGCCCGTGTCGGTGAGGGGGTGA
- a CDS encoding sialidase family protein, which translates to MCSRRINAVHEIVFEGSRPFGYFGWPTVAKLPDGTLAAAASGFRSSHICPFGRTVLWTSADEGRSWSGPVIVNDSPVDDRDAGLCALPDGSLLVTHFGSDTRIYYPAGAAMPDCADFRPVLDSWEDDIVSRHIGSFLRRRMPDGRFGKRIPVAASSPHGPSLLPDGSLIYIGTRFGVSKPDGTLEFKMDRFGGSGVVVLRSADDGDNWDELAEIPNPLPGTRFCESHALGLPDGRILCQLRLEGEEYFSVWQSESADGGRTWSPAARIAAGSPPHLLLHSSGMLVSSYGCRRDGCGQRVMLSSDGGRSWETDYILRDDGPTGDLGYPSTVELSDGSLFTVYYQQPVPGAQCALLASRWRLPGA; encoded by the coding sequence ATGTGCTCCAGACGAATCAATGCCGTCCATGAGATCGTATTTGAGGGGAGCCGTCCGTTCGGCTATTTCGGCTGGCCGACGGTGGCGAAGCTGCCGGACGGCACGCTGGCGGCGGCTGCGTCCGGATTCCGCAGCAGTCACATCTGCCCGTTCGGCAGGACCGTGCTTTGGACGAGCGCCGACGAGGGAAGAAGCTGGAGTGGCCCGGTCATCGTGAACGACTCTCCGGTCGACGACCGCGACGCGGGGCTTTGCGCGCTGCCGGACGGGAGTTTGCTGGTGACCCATTTCGGGTCGGATACGCGCATCTACTATCCCGCCGGCGCCGCGATGCCGGACTGTGCTGATTTCCGCCCGGTGCTCGACTCGTGGGAGGACGATATCGTGTCGCGCCATATCGGGAGTTTCCTGCGCCGCCGCATGCCGGACGGCCGGTTCGGGAAACGGATTCCGGTTGCCGCAAGCTCTCCGCACGGTCCGTCCCTGCTGCCGGACGGGTCCCTGATTTACATCGGAACCCGGTTCGGCGTATCGAAGCCGGACGGCACGCTTGAATTCAAAATGGACCGTTTCGGCGGCAGCGGCGTGGTCGTTCTGCGCAGCGCGGATGATGGCGACAACTGGGACGAGCTTGCCGAAATACCGAATCCGCTGCCCGGTACCCGGTTTTGCGAATCGCACGCGCTCGGTCTGCCGGACGGCCGGATTCTCTGCCAGTTGCGGCTCGAGGGCGAGGAGTATTTCTCCGTCTGGCAGAGCGAGTCGGCGGACGGCGGCCGCACCTGGAGTCCCGCCGCCCGGATCGCCGCCGGCAGTCCGCCGCACCTCCTGCTGCACAGTTCGGGGATGCTCGTTTCCTCCTATGGCTGCCGCCGGGACGGCTGCGGCCAGCGTGTCATGCTGAGCAGCGACGGCGGCCGCAGCTGGGAGACCGATTACATCCTCCGCGACGACGGCCCGACGGGCGACCTCGGCTATCCGTCCACGGTCGAGCTGTCGGACGGTTCTTTGTTCACCGTCTACTATCAGCAGCCGGTTCCGGGGGCGCAATGCGCGTTGCTCGCGTCGCGCTGGCGCCTGCCCGGAGCGTGA